The following are encoded in a window of Kineosporia sp. NBRC 101731 genomic DNA:
- a CDS encoding NUDIX domain-containing protein — protein MTVHHVVTGALVRGDWLLLCHRSPSRRWYPNVWDLPGGHVDADESELEALRRELREEVGVDVAHIDDEPCARIRGGSDDLPEGRLEQGIWVIRAWSGEPVNL, from the coding sequence ATGACCGTGCATCACGTGGTCACCGGTGCCCTGGTACGTGGCGATTGGCTGCTGCTCTGCCACCGTTCTCCGTCCCGGCGCTGGTACCCCAACGTCTGGGACCTGCCCGGTGGCCATGTGGACGCCGACGAGAGCGAACTGGAGGCCCTTCGTCGCGAACTGCGGGAGGAGGTGGGCGTCGACGTTGCCCACATCGACGATGAACCGTGCGCCCGTATCCGTGGCGGTTCGGACGATCTGCCGGAAGGTCGGCTGGAGCAGGGGATCTGGGTCATCCGAGCCTGGTCCGGGGAGCCCGTGAACCTCTAA